In Leisingera sp. NJS204, the following are encoded in one genomic region:
- a CDS encoding IS66 family transposase — MLNLPHHRQVRIYARLGVELGCTMLAAWVGKAAYETTAVYAAQQAILKTAHQALQGRDHGSWP; from the coding sequence GTGCTCAACCTGCCGCATCATCGGCAGGTGCGAATTTATGCACGACTGGGCGTCGAATTGGGCTGCACCATGTTGGCGGCGTGGGTGGGCAAAGCCGCCTATGAGACGACCGCGGTTTATGCCGCGCAGCAGGCGATTCTCAAAACAGCCCACCAAGCTCTTCAGGGACGAGACCACGGCTCCTGGCCCTGA